A section of the Longimicrobium sp. genome encodes:
- a CDS encoding AAA family ATPase, with the protein MIDRTPAKLAERIFDAVDAAADRGFWPARDDRYQDLTQHILGLMGVLIGADGSATDDEIAFVMEMARPFQPQEPTKAETAQVVRRAARDTNLSLVPDYFRAIVRMDQATNTRASSDVLWCLRELGLGVIAADRSSDPREVEMLTRHLDALRAFAEQQQVRVQWAEPAGGIAGDAAREAAGQRGQAAPPDAATLDQLLNRLRALVGLARVKQEVETLTNIIRVRAMRREHRLPLPPLSLHMVFAGNPGTGKTTVARILAEIFHALSVLARGHLVEVDRAALVAGYVGQTATKVTEVVERSLGGVLFIDEAYALTTGRGQTDFGYEAVDTLVKLMEDHREELVVIVAGYPSPMRKFVASNPGLESRFNRYIDFPDYTAEELRQIFDKLCREGEYTLSEPASKLADRLFKQMHDARDSNFANGRAVRNLFERTLAQQANRIAKVENPSREALCTLEEEDLKLAHEQMEQEEADRGAAEDSDLGGDVSGDDSGAGMNPVAFA; encoded by the coding sequence ATGATCGACCGCACGCCCGCCAAGCTCGCCGAGCGCATCTTCGACGCGGTGGACGCCGCCGCCGACCGCGGCTTCTGGCCCGCGCGCGACGACCGCTACCAGGACCTGACGCAGCACATCCTGGGGTTGATGGGCGTGCTGATCGGCGCCGACGGCAGCGCCACCGACGACGAGATCGCCTTCGTGATGGAGATGGCGCGCCCGTTCCAGCCGCAGGAGCCCACGAAAGCCGAGACGGCGCAGGTGGTGCGCCGGGCCGCGCGCGACACCAACCTCTCCCTCGTCCCCGACTACTTCCGCGCCATCGTACGGATGGACCAGGCCACCAACACGCGCGCCAGCAGCGACGTGCTCTGGTGCCTGCGCGAGCTGGGGCTGGGCGTGATCGCGGCGGACAGGTCGAGCGACCCGCGCGAGGTGGAGATGCTGACCAGGCACCTCGACGCACTGCGCGCCTTCGCCGAGCAGCAGCAGGTGCGCGTGCAGTGGGCCGAGCCCGCCGGCGGCATCGCGGGCGACGCGGCGCGCGAGGCGGCCGGCCAGCGCGGCCAGGCGGCGCCGCCCGACGCGGCCACGCTCGACCAGCTGCTGAACCGGCTGCGCGCGCTCGTCGGCCTGGCCCGGGTGAAGCAGGAGGTGGAGACGCTCACCAACATCATCCGCGTGCGGGCGATGCGGCGCGAGCACAGGCTGCCGCTGCCGCCACTCTCGCTGCACATGGTGTTCGCCGGCAACCCGGGAACGGGGAAGACGACGGTCGCGCGCATCCTGGCGGAGATCTTCCACGCGCTGAGCGTCCTCGCGCGCGGGCACCTGGTGGAGGTCGACCGCGCGGCGCTGGTCGCGGGCTACGTGGGGCAGACGGCCACGAAAGTGACGGAGGTGGTGGAGCGCTCGCTGGGGGGCGTGCTGTTCATCGACGAGGCGTACGCGCTCACCACGGGTCGCGGGCAGACCGATTTCGGCTACGAGGCGGTGGACACGCTGGTGAAGCTGATGGAGGACCACCGCGAGGAGCTGGTGGTGATCGTGGCCGGCTATCCCTCCCCGATGCGGAAGTTCGTCGCCTCGAACCCGGGGCTGGAGTCGCGCTTCAACCGCTACATCGACTTCCCCGACTACACCGCCGAGGAGCTGCGCCAGATCTTCGACAAGCTCTGCCGCGAGGGCGAGTACACGCTCAGCGAGCCCGCGTCGAAGCTCGCCGACCGGCTGTTCAAGCAGATGCACGACGCGCGCGACAGCAACTTCGCCAACGGGCGCGCGGTGCGGAACCTGTTCGAGCGCACGCTGGCGCAGCAGGCCAACCGCATCGCCAAGGTGGAGAACCCGTCGCGCGAGGCGCTGTGCACGCTGGAGGAGGAGGACCTGAAGCTCGCGCACGAGCAGATGGAGCAGGAAGAAGCCGACCGCGGCGCCGCGGAAGATTCGGACCTCGGCGGCGATGTTTCTGGCGACGACTCCGGCGCGGGGATGAATCCCGTCGCGTTCGCCTGA
- a CDS encoding YciI family protein — protein sequence MKYLVLAYGAEEDWRALSKEEQDALLAQDEVLRRRGALVAAVTTDVTTVRAWDGTPEVTHGTFGNPKVPLAGFGVIEAADLDEAIALVKDTPCARAKGAVEIRPILVMNEPGDSS from the coding sequence ATGAAATACCTGGTGCTGGCGTACGGGGCGGAGGAGGACTGGAGGGCGCTGAGCAAGGAGGAGCAGGACGCGCTGCTCGCGCAGGACGAGGTGCTGCGCCGGCGCGGCGCCCTCGTCGCGGCGGTGACGACGGACGTCACCACCGTCCGCGCGTGGGACGGCACGCCCGAGGTCACCCACGGCACCTTCGGCAACCCCAAGGTGCCGCTCGCCGGCTTCGGCGTCATCGAGGCCGCCGACCTCGACGAGGCCATCGCGCTGGTGAAGGACACCCCCTGCGCCCGCGCGAAAGGCGCCGTCGAGATCCGCCCCATCCTGGTGATGAACGAGCCGGGAGATTCGTCGTAG
- a CDS encoding acetate--CoA ligase family protein, protein MLDPLLRPKSIAVVGASRTPNTIGWQILDNLLRHGYTGAVYPVNPTAESVHSIRAYPSVEAIPHEVEMAVVVVPKQHVCAVAEACGRKGVKALVVISAGFKEIGGAGREREAALVEIVRRHGMRLVGPNCMGVLNTAPDVAMNATFAPNMPPAGPVAFLSQSGAMGVTILDYAAEYGIGISQFVSVGNKADVSGNDLIQYWHADERTRVILMYLENFGNPRKFTRLAREITKTTPIIVVKSGRSTAGARAASSHTGALAGADSAIDALLRQCGVLRAETVEEMFDLAMAFSHQPMPRGNRVAIVTNAGGPGIIIADACEAHGLAVTELTEATRARLATQLPEEASVNNPVDMIASATAQSYRLAVEAVLEDPNVDAVIATFVPPLGVRQEDVAEAIVDVARGSGKPVLAVLMGRDGLPQGLAELNAAGIPGYRFPESAVRALAAMHRQAVWQQRPAGEVRRFDVNRACVERIVARARDEGRQKLSETEVMTVLEAYGIPAAPYRVARTVDDALAAAGDIGFPVVLKVLSPRIIHKSDVGGVFVGVEDEHELRLAWTRVAEEAPRRAEIGPEEVDGVLVQKMVGGGKETIIGMTSDPQFGPVLMFGLGGIYVEALGDVVFRVQPVADVDARDMVRAIRGIKLLQGVRGEPASDLAAVEEAIARVSQLVGDHPEIREMDVNPWLAFPEGGVAVDGRISIRLDPPVR, encoded by the coding sequence ATGCTCGACCCGCTCCTTCGCCCGAAATCCATCGCCGTCGTCGGCGCGTCGCGGACGCCGAACACCATCGGCTGGCAGATCCTCGACAACCTCCTGCGCCACGGCTACACGGGCGCCGTCTACCCGGTCAATCCGACCGCCGAGTCGGTGCACTCGATCCGCGCCTACCCCTCCGTCGAAGCCATCCCCCACGAGGTGGAGATGGCGGTGGTCGTCGTCCCCAAGCAGCACGTGTGCGCGGTGGCCGAGGCGTGCGGGCGCAAGGGGGTGAAGGCGCTGGTCGTCATCTCCGCCGGCTTCAAGGAGATCGGCGGCGCGGGGCGCGAGCGCGAGGCGGCGCTGGTCGAGATCGTCCGCCGCCACGGGATGCGGCTGGTGGGCCCCAACTGCATGGGCGTGCTGAACACCGCGCCCGATGTCGCCATGAACGCGACGTTCGCGCCCAACATGCCACCCGCGGGCCCGGTCGCCTTCCTCAGCCAGTCGGGCGCGATGGGCGTCACCATCCTCGACTACGCGGCCGAATACGGGATCGGCATCTCGCAGTTCGTCTCCGTGGGCAACAAGGCCGACGTCTCCGGCAACGACCTGATCCAGTACTGGCACGCCGACGAGCGCACGCGCGTGATCCTCATGTACCTGGAGAACTTCGGCAACCCGCGGAAGTTCACCCGGCTGGCGCGCGAGATCACGAAGACCACGCCCATCATCGTGGTGAAGAGCGGGCGATCGACCGCCGGCGCGCGCGCGGCGTCGTCGCACACCGGCGCGCTGGCGGGCGCGGACAGCGCCATCGACGCGCTGCTGCGCCAGTGCGGCGTGCTGCGCGCCGAGACGGTGGAGGAGATGTTCGACCTGGCGATGGCGTTCTCGCACCAGCCCATGCCGCGCGGCAACCGCGTCGCCATCGTCACCAACGCGGGCGGGCCGGGGATCATCATCGCCGACGCGTGCGAGGCGCACGGGCTGGCGGTGACGGAGCTGACGGAGGCGACCCGCGCCCGTCTCGCCACGCAGCTTCCCGAGGAGGCGTCGGTCAACAACCCGGTGGACATGATCGCCTCCGCCACCGCGCAGTCGTATCGCCTCGCCGTCGAGGCCGTGCTCGAAGATCCCAACGTCGACGCGGTGATCGCCACCTTCGTCCCTCCGCTGGGCGTGCGGCAGGAAGACGTCGCGGAAGCGATCGTCGACGTCGCCCGGGGGAGCGGCAAGCCCGTGCTGGCCGTGCTGATGGGGCGCGACGGGCTGCCGCAGGGCCTCGCCGAGCTGAACGCGGCGGGGATCCCCGGCTACCGCTTCCCCGAGTCGGCCGTGCGCGCGCTGGCCGCAATGCACCGCCAGGCCGTCTGGCAGCAGCGCCCCGCGGGCGAGGTGCGCCGCTTCGACGTGAACCGCGCCTGCGTGGAGCGCATCGTGGCCCGCGCGCGCGACGAGGGGCGGCAGAAGCTGTCGGAGACGGAGGTGATGACGGTGCTGGAGGCGTACGGCATCCCCGCCGCCCCGTACCGCGTCGCCCGGACGGTGGACGACGCGCTCGCCGCTGCGGGAGACATCGGCTTCCCCGTGGTGCTGAAGGTCCTGTCGCCGCGCATCATCCACAAATCCGACGTGGGCGGCGTGTTCGTTGGCGTGGAGGACGAGCACGAGCTCCGGCTGGCATGGACGCGCGTGGCCGAGGAGGCGCCGCGCCGCGCGGAGATCGGGCCGGAGGAGGTCGACGGCGTGCTGGTGCAGAAGATGGTGGGCGGGGGAAAGGAGACCATCATCGGGATGACCAGCGACCCGCAGTTCGGCCCGGTGCTGATGTTCGGTCTCGGGGGGATCTACGTGGAAGCGCTGGGCGACGTCGTCTTCCGCGTGCAGCCGGTGGCCGACGTGGACGCGCGCGACATGGTGCGCGCCATCCGCGGCATCAAGCTGCTGCAGGGCGTGCGCGGCGAGCCCGCGAGCGACCTGGCCGCCGTGGAGGAGGCCATCGCGCGCGTCAGCCAGCTCGTCGGCGACCACCCGGAGATCAGGGAGATGGACGTGAACCCGTGGCTCGCCTTCCCCGAGGGCGGCGTCGCGGTGGACGGGCGGATCTCCATCCGGCTGGACCCGCCGGTGCGGTGA
- a CDS encoding metalloregulator ArsR/SmtB family transcription factor → MPPPIFERMSALADSTRSRLLLVLERHELTVGELCAIVQLPQSTVSRHLKTLADEEWIAGRAEGTSRRYRMSADRLEPSARRLWTLVREQVAALPAAGQDAQRLQSVLAQRSTRSQEFFRTAVGQWDRLREELFGRRADLLALLGLLDPSWTVGDLGCGTGQVSESLAPFVRRVVSVDSSAQMLEAARARLGGVENVEVRAGELEALPVGDGELDAALLFLVLHYVAEPAAALAEARRVLRPGGVLLVVDMAPHDREEYRQAMGHVWLGFAPDELEGWMMEAGFGAFRHVALPADPASKGPTLFAARATAE, encoded by the coding sequence GTGCCTCCCCCGATCTTCGAGCGCATGTCGGCGCTGGCCGACAGCACGCGCAGCCGGCTGCTCCTGGTGCTGGAACGCCACGAGCTGACGGTGGGCGAGCTGTGCGCCATCGTGCAGCTCCCGCAGTCCACCGTCAGCCGGCACCTGAAGACGCTGGCCGACGAGGAGTGGATCGCCGGGCGCGCGGAGGGGACGAGCCGGCGCTACCGGATGAGCGCCGACCGGCTGGAGCCGAGCGCGCGCCGGCTGTGGACGCTGGTGCGCGAGCAGGTGGCGGCGCTTCCCGCGGCCGGGCAGGACGCGCAGCGGCTGCAGAGCGTGCTGGCGCAGCGCAGCACGCGCTCGCAGGAGTTCTTTCGCACCGCCGTCGGCCAGTGGGACCGCCTGCGCGAGGAGCTGTTCGGCCGCCGCGCCGATCTCCTCGCGCTGCTCGGCCTGCTCGATCCGTCGTGGACCGTGGGGGATCTCGGCTGCGGCACGGGGCAGGTAAGCGAGTCGCTGGCGCCCTTCGTCCGCCGCGTGGTCTCCGTCGACAGCTCGGCGCAGATGCTGGAGGCGGCGCGTGCGCGGCTGGGCGGCGTGGAGAACGTGGAGGTGCGCGCCGGCGAGCTCGAGGCGCTTCCCGTGGGCGACGGCGAGCTGGACGCGGCGCTCCTGTTCCTCGTGCTCCACTACGTCGCCGAGCCCGCCGCCGCGCTGGCCGAGGCGCGGCGCGTGCTGCGCCCCGGCGGCGTGCTGCTGGTGGTGGACATGGCGCCGCACGACCGCGAGGAATATCGCCAGGCGATGGGCCACGTGTGGCTCGGCTTCGCGCCCGACGAGCTGGAGGGGTGGATGATGGAGGCGGGGTTCGGCGCCTTCCGCCACGTCGCGCTCCCCGCCGACCCCGCCTCAAAGGGTCCGACGCTGTTCGCCGCGCGGGCGACTGCGGAGTAG
- the ahcY gene encoding adenosylhomocysteinase, producing MSAVAELTSPFAAAAEAGREPFKVRDLSLADFGRKEIRLAEQEMPGLMALREEYGAQKPLAGARIMGSLHMTVQTAVLIETLVELGADVRWVSCNIFSTQDHAASAVVVGKHGTVDDPQGTPVFAWKGETLEEYWWCTEQALMWPDGSGPNLLLDDGGDATLLIHKGVEFEKAGRVPEFDPENDPEEWGVILQLLSRELVANPGRWTKVAADIRGVSEETTTGVHRLYEMMNAGTLLFPAINVNDSVTKSKFDNLYGCRHSLTDGILRASDVMLAGKVAVICGYGDVGKGCAQALRGQGARVIITEIDPICALQAAMEGYQVTVLEDVVETADLFITATGNKNIITVDHMARMKDKAIVGNIGHFDNEIDMAGLKKFGGIERINIKPQYDEWRFPDGHSVMILAEGRLLNLGCATGHPSFVMSNSFSNQVIAQIELHQNADGYERKVYTLPKHLDEKVARLHLDKLGVKLTKLSSDQAAYIGVSPEGPYKPEHYRY from the coding sequence GTGAGCGCAGTTGCCGAGCTGACCAGCCCCTTCGCCGCCGCCGCCGAGGCCGGCCGCGAGCCCTTCAAGGTGCGCGACCTGTCGCTGGCCGACTTCGGCCGCAAGGAGATCCGCCTGGCCGAGCAGGAGATGCCCGGCCTGATGGCCCTGCGCGAGGAGTACGGCGCGCAGAAGCCTCTCGCCGGCGCCAGGATCATGGGGAGCCTGCACATGACCGTGCAGACCGCCGTGCTGATCGAGACGCTCGTCGAGCTCGGCGCCGACGTGCGCTGGGTGAGCTGCAACATCTTCAGCACCCAGGACCACGCCGCCTCCGCGGTCGTCGTCGGCAAGCACGGGACGGTCGACGATCCGCAGGGGACACCGGTGTTCGCCTGGAAGGGCGAGACGCTGGAGGAGTACTGGTGGTGCACCGAGCAGGCGCTGATGTGGCCCGACGGGAGCGGCCCCAACCTCCTGCTCGACGACGGCGGCGACGCCACGCTGCTCATCCACAAGGGCGTGGAGTTCGAGAAGGCCGGCCGCGTCCCCGAGTTCGACCCCGAGAACGACCCCGAGGAGTGGGGCGTGATCCTGCAGCTCCTCTCGCGCGAGCTGGTGGCCAACCCCGGCCGGTGGACGAAGGTGGCCGCCGACATCCGCGGCGTGAGCGAGGAGACGACCACCGGCGTGCACCGGCTGTACGAGATGATGAACGCGGGGACGCTGCTCTTCCCGGCCATCAACGTCAACGACAGCGTGACCAAGTCGAAGTTCGACAACTTGTACGGCTGCCGCCACTCGCTGACCGACGGCATCCTGCGCGCGAGCGACGTGATGCTGGCCGGCAAGGTGGCCGTGATCTGCGGCTACGGCGACGTGGGCAAGGGGTGCGCGCAGGCGCTGCGCGGCCAGGGCGCCCGCGTGATCATCACCGAGATCGATCCCATCTGCGCGCTGCAGGCCGCGATGGAAGGCTACCAGGTGACGGTGCTCGAGGACGTGGTGGAGACGGCCGACCTGTTCATCACCGCCACGGGGAACAAGAACATCATCACCGTGGACCACATGGCGCGGATGAAGGACAAGGCCATCGTGGGCAACATCGGCCACTTCGACAACGAGATCGACATGGCCGGGCTGAAGAAGTTCGGCGGGATCGAGCGGATCAACATCAAGCCGCAGTACGACGAGTGGCGCTTCCCCGACGGCCACAGCGTGATGATCCTGGCCGAGGGCCGGCTGCTGAACCTGGGCTGCGCCACCGGGCACCCCAGCTTCGTGATGTCGAACAGCTTCAGCAACCAGGTGATCGCGCAGATCGAGCTGCACCAGAACGCCGACGGCTACGAGCGCAAGGTGTACACGCTCCCCAAGCACCTGGACGAGAAGGTGGCCCGGCTGCACCTGGACAAGCTCGGCGTGAAGCTCACGAAGCTCTCGTCCGACCAGGCGGCGTACATCGGCGTGTCGCCGGAGGGGCCGTACAAGCCGGAGCACTACCGGTACTAG
- a CDS encoding GSU2403 family nucleotidyltransferase fold protein, protein MNDLPEFARLIEALRPWLGQLVVAGGWAHRLHRFSSLTDPPLHEPVVTLDADLVFALNDAPQGNMASALKAAGFHKMFFGEHTPPVSRYALGREKHGFYAEFLAPLAGSGFTRTGRPDATVAKAGITAQKLRYVDLLLVHPLRVTIGSEVGFPLSAPAEVRVSNPVSFIAQKLLIHTERTADKRAQDVVYIHDTLELFARHLATLAEVWREQVRPSLQPRTAATVERLARERFRVVDDVIRRAARIPPRRTLVPETVRAVCAYGLETIWGAA, encoded by the coding sequence ATGAATGACCTGCCTGAATTCGCGCGGTTGATCGAAGCGCTTCGCCCTTGGCTGGGACAACTCGTGGTTGCCGGCGGATGGGCGCACCGGCTCCACCGGTTCTCATCCCTGACGGATCCCCCGCTCCACGAACCCGTGGTGACCCTCGACGCGGATCTCGTGTTCGCACTGAACGACGCGCCGCAAGGCAATATGGCGTCGGCCCTGAAGGCGGCGGGATTCCACAAGATGTTTTTTGGCGAGCACACGCCGCCCGTCAGCCGATACGCGCTGGGCCGGGAGAAGCATGGCTTCTACGCCGAGTTCCTGGCGCCGCTGGCGGGAAGTGGCTTCACGCGTACCGGCCGGCCGGACGCGACTGTAGCGAAAGCGGGGATCACCGCGCAGAAGCTGCGCTATGTGGACCTCCTGCTGGTTCATCCTTTGCGTGTGACGATCGGAAGCGAGGTCGGCTTTCCGCTGTCCGCGCCCGCGGAGGTGAGAGTGTCGAACCCGGTGAGCTTCATTGCGCAGAAGCTGCTGATCCACACGGAGCGCACGGCCGACAAGCGTGCACAGGACGTGGTGTACATCCACGACACCCTCGAGTTGTTCGCGCGCCATCTCGCCACGCTCGCGGAGGTCTGGAGAGAGCAGGTGCGGCCCTCCCTCCAACCGAGGACCGCCGCCACGGTCGAACGCTTGGCGAGGGAACGGTTCCGCGTTGTCGACGACGTGATCCGGAGAGCCGCGCGAATTCCTCCACGCCGCACTCTCGTGCCGGAGACGGTCCGCGCGGTGTGCGCGTACGGCCTGGAAACGATCTGGGGCGCCGCGTAG